In Luteolibacter sp. Y139, a genomic segment contains:
- a CDS encoding beta strand repeat-containing protein, which produces MKQKPASRTHTYTRLSLLALGALTSVTSAVTRTWDGGGTGGTNMETLANWSGDVLPNGTNGDIAEWNGTVTGPLSLNYTGATANGLGAGNGIFLSLTSAQTDSVTMVQASGTTAMRLQNITIASGAGAFTFGNANAFTDGITLGSGTVNAHTFTNNSSNMASFGSDVRFAFGGAGAKTTTFAGSGNWTFSGKYGNGGTGSITTIAKSGTGTLTINNNIQGTNTGAAVVNPGNFHINGGTAVIDTSGVVTTTNFSSIGQSGTDVAVMTVKGNGSFISGGDLNAGDIGSSSGTLNVQDTASVSVGTGGGFFVGSANTAGSTASGTVNHSAGSVTVNRTNDGAFVIGGRNSAATGGSGTYNLSGTGTLTNAGNVFVGGYGTGSVVQTGGTFNNAGWVSIARQTSGTGSYNISGGALNQTGASMGIVVGELATGTLTVSGSGAVTTANTGIVRIGNGATGNGTVHLNGGTLTTSKVEMAAGTSTFNFNGGTLKANAANATYLQGLTTANVRNGGALIDTNGNNISIGQALLHSGIGGDAAVDGGLTKSGSGVLTLGGASTYNGPTSANAGSLIFGGSSTTGNITVADGVTLGGRVTNVNASVVSNTNNPNLTLGAAGATALAVNFNTLGNPTVPIFNLGTGTVTLNGTVDVSLSNTTSLTSTPNNTTLALVSYGSQGGAGSWNLTTPSAGHTIFALNPTATALYLNITANPVTWTGAVSNAWNDDALGAPNNWALPDTTGTDFINGDTVNFTNTASNFNVDISENITPGIVNFSNTTNPYTIGSTGSFGITSGSVNLNGSGSVTINNSNSYTGATTINAGSLTVNGSLTASPVTLNTGTLNLNNNNAIGPAALTINGGTLDSPAAALGLLTNPVENWNADFTFTGTNNLDLGTGVVNVGGTGDRTVSVTSTLTTGELRSVTTQGFTKQGPGTLVVTSDGTNTAGSNITGLLNVAAGTLQTNRATGVTGDFMAAGVTGSGTIVNGAATERWLFSNAAAGTFNFTGTLANGAAGALGFNKSGASTQTLSGNNTYSGTTSAAGGTLILTGANTLSGPTNITAGTLSITGTNSAGGAVSVNGSAATPALLNLQNSNALGTSAVTSINRNSGIQLQGGIILPNTVTFTLSNDGTTGATIPYAVGNLGGDNVINGNITLTAGGGSSIFQSDSGSLTLNGNVAIAAAQSSRGLILQGSSTGANAFNGVLGDLSGTSVGSIIKNGTGTWTVSGNNTYTGVTTVNAGTLIVTGNNTGASAVTVAANATLAGNGNLGGAVTIAANGIHSLAVAATSGAQVTRTIGGALTNTTGSVLNLTAAVAPAPGVYTLVTATGGISALPTTITGFTGGVVSISGNSLILTIASPSAYDAWALSKGLTGANNGPDQDNGDLDGIPNLLEYVLNGDPLASDTGNLPVATEDATNFYFDFNRRDDSISEVTLTFEYGTTLASWPSSVAIPSDNTPIAGPPVTITDNADGTHHVKITVAKSGEIKLFGRLSAVK; this is translated from the coding sequence ATGAAACAAAAACCCGCCTCCCGTACTCATACCTATACCCGGCTCTCCCTCCTCGCCCTCGGCGCGCTCACCAGTGTCACGTCTGCGGTCACACGAACGTGGGATGGCGGCGGCACCGGCGGCACGAACATGGAAACGCTGGCCAACTGGAGCGGCGATGTCCTTCCGAACGGCACCAACGGCGACATCGCGGAGTGGAATGGCACCGTCACCGGGCCGCTTTCGCTGAACTACACGGGAGCCACCGCCAACGGCCTCGGAGCCGGCAACGGGATCTTCCTGAGCCTCACCAGCGCGCAGACCGATTCGGTCACCATGGTCCAAGCGAGCGGAACGACCGCGATGCGCCTCCAGAACATCACCATCGCGAGCGGTGCGGGGGCTTTCACCTTCGGGAATGCAAACGCTTTCACTGATGGCATCACGCTGGGCTCCGGAACGGTGAACGCCCACACCTTCACGAACAACTCGTCGAACATGGCGAGCTTCGGATCTGACGTGCGCTTCGCGTTTGGCGGCGCGGGAGCCAAGACGACCACCTTCGCCGGTTCGGGAAACTGGACCTTCTCCGGGAAGTACGGGAACGGCGGCACGGGATCGATCACCACGATCGCCAAGTCCGGCACGGGCACGCTCACGATCAACAACAACATCCAAGGCACCAATACCGGTGCCGCGGTGGTCAACCCCGGCAACTTCCACATCAACGGCGGCACTGCGGTGATCGACACCAGCGGTGTGGTGACGACCACGAATTTCAGCAGCATCGGCCAGTCCGGCACCGATGTGGCGGTCATGACCGTCAAGGGCAACGGCTCCTTCATCTCCGGCGGCGACCTCAATGCCGGCGACATCGGCAGCAGCTCCGGCACGCTGAATGTCCAGGATACGGCGAGCGTTTCGGTGGGCACGGGCGGCGGCTTCTTCGTCGGCTCGGCGAATACCGCCGGCTCCACCGCCAGCGGCACGGTCAATCACAGCGCCGGCTCGGTGACGGTGAACCGCACCAACGACGGTGCGTTCGTCATCGGCGGCCGCAACTCGGCCGCGACGGGCGGCTCCGGTACTTACAACCTGAGCGGAACCGGCACTCTCACCAATGCCGGCAATGTCTTCGTCGGCGGCTATGGAACGGGCTCGGTGGTGCAAACCGGCGGCACGTTCAATAACGCCGGCTGGGTTTCCATCGCCCGGCAAACCAGCGGCACGGGCAGCTATAACATCAGCGGCGGCGCTCTCAATCAGACCGGCGCGAGCATGGGTATCGTCGTGGGCGAACTCGCCACCGGCACGCTGACCGTCAGCGGCAGCGGTGCGGTGACGACGGCGAACACCGGCATCGTGCGCATCGGCAATGGCGCCACCGGCAATGGCACGGTCCATCTCAATGGCGGCACCCTCACCACCTCGAAGGTGGAAATGGCGGCCGGCACGAGTACCTTCAATTTCAATGGTGGCACGCTGAAGGCGAATGCGGCCAACGCGACCTACCTCCAAGGCCTCACCACCGCCAACGTGCGCAATGGCGGTGCGCTGATCGACACCAACGGCAACAACATTTCGATCGGCCAGGCACTGCTGCACAGCGGCATCGGCGGTGACGCGGCCGTGGACGGCGGTCTCACCAAGAGCGGCAGCGGCGTTCTCACGCTGGGCGGTGCTAGCACCTACAACGGACCGACAAGCGCCAACGCGGGCTCGCTCATCTTCGGCGGCTCCTCGACGACCGGAAACATCACGGTGGCCGACGGTGTCACGCTCGGTGGCCGGGTGACGAACGTCAACGCGAGCGTCGTCTCGAACACGAACAACCCGAACCTGACTCTCGGCGCTGCCGGCGCTACGGCCTTGGCGGTGAATTTCAACACGCTCGGCAACCCGACCGTGCCGATCTTCAATCTCGGCACCGGCACGGTGACCTTGAACGGCACCGTCGATGTCTCGCTCTCGAACACGACCTCGCTGACCTCGACGCCGAACAACACCACGCTCGCGCTCGTCAGCTACGGCTCGCAGGGTGGTGCCGGTTCGTGGAACCTCACGACTCCTTCCGCAGGGCACACGATCTTCGCGCTCAATCCCACAGCGACCGCCTTGTACCTGAACATCACCGCCAATCCGGTGACGTGGACCGGCGCGGTGAGCAATGCCTGGAACGACGACGCCCTGGGAGCGCCGAACAACTGGGCGCTGCCGGATACCACCGGCACCGACTTCATCAACGGCGACACGGTGAATTTCACCAATACCGCGAGCAACTTCAACGTGGACATCTCGGAGAACATCACTCCGGGGATCGTGAACTTCTCCAACACCACCAATCCCTACACGATCGGCAGCACCGGTAGCTTCGGCATCACGTCCGGGTCGGTGAACCTGAACGGCAGCGGCTCGGTCACGATCAACAACAGCAACAGCTACACGGGCGCGACCACGATCAATGCAGGCTCGCTTACGGTGAACGGCTCGCTCACGGCCTCGCCGGTCACGCTCAATACCGGCACGCTGAACCTGAACAACAACAATGCGATCGGGCCTGCCGCGCTCACGATCAACGGCGGCACGCTCGACAGTCCCGCCGCTGCGCTCGGCCTCCTGACGAATCCGGTCGAGAACTGGAACGCCGACTTCACTTTCACCGGCACCAACAACCTCGACTTGGGCACCGGCGTGGTGAACGTGGGCGGCACCGGCGATCGCACGGTAAGCGTAACGAGCACGCTTACCACCGGCGAGCTCAGGAGCGTGACCACGCAGGGCTTCACCAAGCAGGGCCCGGGTACCCTGGTGGTGACCAGCGATGGCACCAACACTGCGGGCAGCAACATCACCGGCCTCCTGAACGTGGCGGCCGGCACCTTGCAGACGAACCGCGCCACGGGTGTCACCGGAGACTTCATGGCTGCGGGCGTGACCGGCAGCGGCACCATCGTCAACGGCGCCGCCACCGAGCGCTGGCTGTTCTCGAACGCCGCTGCGGGCACCTTCAACTTCACCGGCACCCTTGCCAATGGAGCTGCGGGCGCGCTCGGCTTCAACAAGTCCGGTGCCAGCACGCAGACGCTCTCGGGTAACAACACCTACTCGGGCACGACTTCGGCCGCCGGAGGAACGCTCATCCTCACCGGCGCGAACACGCTCAGCGGTCCGACCAACATCACGGCGGGCACGCTTAGCATCACCGGCACAAACTCGGCCGGCGGCGCGGTCAGCGTGAATGGCTCGGCTGCCACCCCGGCATTGCTGAACCTGCAAAACAGCAACGCGCTCGGAACCAGCGCGGTGACCTCCATCAACCGCAACTCGGGTATCCAGTTGCAAGGAGGCATCATCCTGCCGAACACGGTCACCTTCACCCTCAGCAATGACGGCACGACGGGAGCCACCATTCCCTACGCTGTCGGCAACCTCGGTGGTGACAACGTCATCAATGGCAACATCACGCTGACGGCGGGCGGTGGAAGCTCGATCTTCCAGTCCGATAGCGGCTCGCTGACGCTGAATGGCAACGTCGCCATCGCTGCCGCACAATCCTCGCGCGGGCTCATCCTCCAAGGCTCCTCGACTGGCGCGAACGCGTTCAACGGCGTGCTTGGCGACCTCAGCGGCACCTCGGTCGGTAGCATCATCAAGAATGGCACGGGCACCTGGACCGTCAGCGGCAACAACACCTACACCGGCGTGACCACGGTGAATGCTGGAACGCTCATCGTCACCGGCAACAATACCGGTGCATCCGCCGTGACGGTGGCCGCGAACGCGACCCTCGCCGGCAATGGCAACCTCGGCGGTGCCGTCACGATCGCAGCCAATGGCATCCATTCACTCGCCGTGGCGGCCACGTCCGGTGCGCAGGTGACCCGGACCATCGGTGGCGCGCTGACCAACACCACCGGCTCCGTCCTGAACCTGACCGCCGCCGTCGCTCCGGCACCGGGGGTCTACACGCTGGTGACCGCCACCGGGGGCATCTCCGCCCTTCCGACGACGATCACCGGATTCACCGGCGGCGTGGTTTCCATCTCGGGCAATAGCCTGATCCTGACCATCGCAAGCCCCTCCGCTTATGACGCATGGGCGCTCTCGAAGGGGCTCACCGGTGCGAACAACGGACCGGATCAGGACAATGGTGACCTGGATGGCATTCCCAACCTGCTCGAATACGTGCTCAATGGCGACCCGCTGGCCTCCGACACCGGCAACCTGCCGGTGGCTACCGAGGACGCCACCAACTTCTACTTCGACTTCAACCGCAGGGATGACTCGATCAGCGAAGTGACGCTCACGTTCGAATACGGCACCACGTTGGCCAGCTGGCCGTCCTCGGTGGCGATCCCATCGGACAACACCCCGATCGCCGGACCTCCGGTGACGATCACCGACAACGCCGACGGCACTCACCACGTGAAGATCACCGTGGCGAAGTCCGGGGAGATCAAACTCTTCGGCCGCCTCAGCGCGGTGAAGTGA
- a CDS encoding DUF892 family protein, with translation MAKELETAYFRKLRTIHASELQMIGFLADLAEQTADFKFGSSMHGVTRLCGERLEALEKIAADHEFSPEGDDGEAMERLVTEGRHELRHCARGRSRDVVIADICVSLHRFLLVNYRLARNLADRTGWPDDASRLEELMDLLEERFPQTSDHPVRRTAFAPAALAV, from the coding sequence ATGGCTAAAGAACTGGAGACTGCCTATTTCAGAAAGCTGCGGACCATCCACGCCAGTGAACTGCAGATGATCGGCTTCCTGGCGGATCTCGCCGAGCAGACTGCCGACTTCAAGTTCGGGTCTTCCATGCATGGCGTCACGCGGCTGTGCGGCGAACGCCTTGAGGCTCTCGAAAAGATCGCCGCCGACCACGAATTCTCGCCCGAGGGCGACGACGGCGAAGCGATGGAGCGGCTCGTGACGGAAGGCCGCCACGAACTCCGCCACTGCGCCCGCGGCCGTTCACGCGACGTCGTCATTGCCGACATCTGCGTCTCGCTTCACCGCTTCCTTCTCGTGAACTACCGGCTCGCCCGTAATCTCGCCGACCGCACCGGTTGGCCCGACGATGCCAGCCGCTTGGAAGAACTCATGGATCTGCTGGAAGAACGCTTCCCGCAGACCTCCGATCATCCGGTCCGGCGCACCGCTTTCGCTCCTGCCGCCTTGGCGGTGTGA
- a CDS encoding c-type cytochrome domain-containing protein yields MSLTSSRLLGLLAVLPLSLTLAQAQEPPKDGKKGKGEEWDVSKLDASKLPAAAKQEGVTYEKDIQPLLKESCFGCHGERKQKGDLRLDSLEAALKGGENGKVVVPGEAAKSSILFASAQVNDKIAMPPKRNGGGGPGGPGGSGGGNRPPRPDNNADKDKQPTPAPDGKGGPQGPGGPGGPGGPRAKPLTADQVALLRAWVEQGAK; encoded by the coding sequence ATGTCACTCACCTCCTCACGTTTGTTGGGCCTGCTCGCAGTGCTTCCCCTTTCCCTGACCTTGGCGCAGGCCCAAGAGCCGCCCAAGGACGGCAAGAAGGGCAAGGGAGAGGAATGGGATGTCAGCAAGCTCGACGCCTCCAAGCTGCCAGCGGCGGCCAAGCAGGAAGGCGTCACCTACGAAAAGGACATCCAGCCGCTGCTCAAGGAGTCCTGCTTCGGCTGCCACGGCGAGCGCAAGCAGAAGGGCGACTTGCGCTTGGATAGCCTGGAAGCCGCACTGAAGGGTGGCGAAAACGGCAAGGTCGTGGTGCCCGGCGAGGCCGCCAAGAGCTCGATCCTTTTTGCCTCGGCCCAGGTGAACGACAAGATCGCCATGCCGCCCAAGCGCAACGGTGGTGGAGGTCCCGGTGGCCCGGGGGGCTCAGGCGGAGGAAATCGCCCGCCGCGCCCCGACAACAACGCCGACAAGGACAAGCAGCCTACCCCGGCTCCGGACGGCAAGGGCGGCCCGCAGGGTCCTGGAGGCCCTGGTGGTCCCGGCGGTCCGCGGGCCAAGCCGCTGACTGCCGATCAGGTCGCGCTTCTCCGCGCGTGGGTGGAGCAGGGCGCGAAGTAA
- a CDS encoding beta strand repeat-containing protein — MKQKLTSGILTPRISLLALAAFTQVTHAQATRTWDGGGVPATNMDIAANWSADTIPNGTNGDTMQWDGTVAGPLSLTYTAAGTGANLTAGGGLHMSVLGTQTGSLTINEASGTAGLRIRDFTVASGAGAVTLGSLTGADGFTLGSGTVVAHTWTNNSSNPVTFANDIQFSAGGGVTHTLTLTGPGNWNVNTTLIRPAAATGTINVIKDGAGTMNLGTVNSLGNAAFTINAGTLENTSGAALTMTNTTQSWNGDFAFSNGASTSPTGDLSLGTGAFSLGTAAGTSRTVTTNGAAILTAAGVIANGTTANSLIKSGTGALRLDGANTFSGGFTLNAGTLHFANNAALGTGPLTINGGVLQARLASRTLANAVTINGDCNLGVTNNNNQIVLSGTVSLGGGTRTLTVPETTQNPDVNLTGVISNGGLTKAGAGQLNLAAANTYSGPTTVSANTLRVDGTGSINGSSGITINGADAKFLYTSSVALTPPITLTQGTLDASGTIGAVSVGNATTFANGNGTTTPLTTGNLSFAGAATVNVNGTSSNVGIAAGTLTTSGTDSAIMLNVTRTGSWSNGMNNLISFTSFPSADINDFDYTIINAPPLGARQTFGDLAINGNNIALEVIGTSIYWTGLQSNQWTALTVPGSKNWKQTSDNVATDFQPNDDVVFGDTPATNQTIQIDDGDVFPTTATFNNSAINYTLASSSTFAIGNGVLTKSGTGSLTINTNNYHSGGTILNAGTLNANTATALGTGPVVINGGTLNNSSAGAIVSTNNNTQTWNSNFTFTGTNSFDMGSGAVTSTGAGDRTVTVSANTLAVGELKTAAGQGFVKQGTGTLALTSTGAGAASSVINGTLNVAAGTLQINRTGALDGNAAGDLTATTITGTGTITNGANFERWLIITPTTPGTFGGSIQNGPGTAGLGFRKGGTVNFTLTGNNSYTGVTTVDGGTLTITGTNATGGAVNVAGTALSPAILNLQNSNALGTGALTSANRNSGIQLQGGIVLPSTVTLLTSNDGTSGATVPYAVDSVSGDNVINGNITLRDGGGSSIFQSETGATLKLAGNVTIITGQGSRGMIFQGASTGANEFSGVLSDLSVTSVASIIKNGTGTWKVSGVNTYTGPTTVNAGTLLVTGDSPATTGLITVAAGATLGGNGDFGGPMTVAAGGHHALAVAATPAAQVTRSVASLDLTAVGDILDLTAAATPADGAYTLIHTTSGITGQTGGVLDDTVVNLTGLTGTVSVIGNDLVLTVGSGGSAFSTWIAGYPSIPLADRDPGDDPDGDGFTNQVEFALGGAPNSGSNNAKIYSIVADSDFDGDSTPELLLTMAVRTGTGTFTGATSKSAPSDDPTYGYTVQGSLNLNTFNEVVNVVPTAVPPVGVTLPAGYTWKTFSLNGSNGAASKGFMRVLVTP, encoded by the coding sequence ATGAAACAGAAACTGACTTCCGGCATTCTCACCCCGAGAATCTCCCTCCTCGCCCTCGCGGCGTTTACCCAAGTGACCCATGCCCAGGCCACGCGCACGTGGGATGGTGGTGGCGTTCCCGCCACCAACATGGACATCGCGGCGAACTGGAGTGCTGATACCATTCCGAACGGCACCAACGGTGACACCATGCAGTGGGACGGCACCGTCGCCGGCCCGCTTTCCTTGACCTACACCGCAGCGGGCACCGGAGCGAACCTCACGGCTGGTGGAGGCCTTCACATGAGCGTCCTCGGCACGCAGACCGGTTCGCTGACGATCAACGAAGCGAGCGGAACGGCGGGGCTGCGCATCCGGGATTTCACCGTCGCCAGCGGCGCGGGCGCCGTGACTCTCGGCAGCTTGACCGGAGCGGACGGCTTCACCTTGGGTTCCGGCACGGTGGTGGCCCACACGTGGACGAACAACTCGTCGAACCCCGTCACCTTCGCCAACGACATTCAATTCTCAGCGGGTGGCGGTGTGACTCACACCCTCACCCTGACTGGCCCGGGAAACTGGAACGTCAATACCACCCTGATCCGGCCCGCCGCCGCCACTGGCACCATCAACGTGATCAAGGACGGCGCGGGTACCATGAACCTCGGTACCGTCAATTCGCTGGGCAATGCCGCCTTCACGATCAATGCCGGCACGCTGGAAAATACCAGCGGTGCCGCGCTGACGATGACCAACACGACCCAGAGCTGGAACGGTGACTTCGCCTTCAGCAATGGAGCCAGCACCAGCCCCACCGGCGACCTCAGCCTCGGCACGGGAGCGTTCTCTCTCGGCACCGCGGCCGGCACCAGCCGGACCGTCACCACCAACGGCGCAGCGATCCTGACCGCCGCCGGGGTCATTGCCAATGGCACCACGGCGAACAGCCTGATCAAGTCCGGAACCGGTGCCCTGCGATTGGATGGGGCGAATACCTTCAGCGGCGGCTTCACGCTGAACGCGGGTACCCTGCACTTCGCCAACAATGCCGCGCTGGGAACCGGCCCGCTGACGATCAATGGCGGCGTGCTCCAGGCCCGACTTGCCTCGCGCACGCTCGCCAATGCGGTCACGATCAACGGCGACTGCAACCTTGGTGTCACGAACAACAATAACCAGATCGTTCTCTCCGGAACCGTGAGCTTGGGAGGTGGCACCCGGACCCTCACCGTGCCGGAAACGACCCAGAATCCCGACGTCAACCTCACCGGCGTGATTTCCAACGGCGGGCTGACGAAGGCGGGTGCGGGCCAGTTGAATCTGGCCGCGGCGAATACCTACTCCGGCCCCACGACCGTCAGCGCCAATACCCTGCGGGTCGATGGCACGGGCTCGATCAACGGTAGCAGCGGCATCACCATCAACGGTGCGGATGCGAAGTTCCTCTATACCAGCAGCGTCGCCCTGACTCCCCCGATCACCTTGACCCAAGGCACCCTGGACGCATCGGGCACGATCGGCGCAGTCAGCGTAGGAAATGCGACCACCTTCGCCAATGGCAACGGCACCACCACGCCGCTCACCACCGGCAACCTCAGCTTCGCCGGAGCCGCCACGGTGAACGTGAACGGCACTTCCTCGAATGTGGGCATCGCGGCCGGAACCTTGACCACCTCGGGCACCGACAGCGCGATCATGCTCAATGTCACGAGGACCGGCAGCTGGAGCAACGGGATGAACAATCTCATCAGCTTCACCTCCTTCCCATCGGCCGACATCAATGACTTCGACTACACGATCATCAACGCTCCGCCGCTGGGTGCCCGCCAGACCTTCGGCGATCTGGCAATCAACGGGAACAACATCGCGCTCGAGGTCATCGGCACCTCGATCTACTGGACCGGACTACAGAGCAACCAATGGACCGCGCTCACGGTGCCAGGTTCGAAAAACTGGAAGCAGACCTCGGACAACGTGGCGACGGACTTCCAGCCCAACGATGATGTGGTGTTCGGCGACACGCCTGCAACGAACCAGACGATTCAAATCGATGATGGCGATGTCTTCCCGACCACGGCGACGTTCAACAACTCCGCGATCAATTACACCCTCGCGAGCAGCAGCACCTTCGCCATCGGCAACGGCGTCCTCACCAAGAGCGGCACGGGCAGCCTGACGATCAACACCAACAACTACCACAGCGGCGGCACCATTCTCAACGCCGGCACGCTCAACGCGAACACGGCTACTGCCCTGGGCACCGGCCCAGTGGTCATCAACGGTGGCACGCTAAACAACAGCAGCGCCGGGGCGATCGTTTCCACGAACAACAACACCCAGACCTGGAACAGCAACTTCACCTTCACCGGCACCAATTCGTTCGACATGGGCAGCGGTGCAGTGACGAGCACCGGCGCCGGTGATCGCACCGTCACGGTCTCGGCGAACACCCTCGCGGTAGGCGAACTGAAGACGGCTGCCGGCCAAGGCTTCGTCAAGCAAGGCACGGGCACGCTGGCACTCACCAGCACCGGCGCAGGTGCCGCATCCAGCGTGATCAACGGCACGCTGAACGTGGCCGCTGGCACGCTCCAGATCAACCGGACCGGAGCGCTCGACGGCAACGCCGCCGGCGACCTCACCGCGACCACGATCACAGGAACCGGGACGATCACCAACGGCGCGAACTTCGAGCGCTGGCTGATCATCACCCCAACCACCCCGGGTACCTTCGGCGGCTCGATTCAGAACGGCCCCGGCACCGCCGGCCTCGGTTTCCGCAAGGGAGGCACGGTGAACTTCACCCTCACCGGTAACAACAGCTACACCGGCGTCACGACCGTCGACGGCGGCACGCTCACCATCACCGGCACCAATGCGACCGGCGGTGCAGTGAACGTCGCGGGCACGGCCCTGAGCCCTGCCATCCTCAACCTGCAAAACAGCAACGCCCTTGGCACTGGCGCGCTGACCTCTGCCAACCGCAACTCCGGCATCCAGCTGCAGGGCGGCATCGTCCTGCCAAGCACGGTCACCCTCCTCACCAGTAACGATGGAACGAGCGGAGCCACGGTGCCCTACGCGGTCGACAGCGTCAGCGGTGACAACGTGATCAACGGCAACATCACCCTGCGGGATGGTGGCGGCAGTTCGATCTTCCAATCGGAAACCGGTGCCACCCTGAAGCTGGCGGGCAACGTCACGATCATCACCGGTCAAGGCTCGCGCGGCATGATCTTCCAGGGTGCTTCCACGGGCGCGAATGAGTTCAGCGGGGTGCTCTCCGACCTCAGCGTCACCTCGGTCGCCAGCATTATCAAGAACGGCACCGGCACCTGGAAGGTCAGCGGCGTGAACACCTACACGGGTCCAACCACGGTGAATGCGGGAACGCTTCTCGTGACCGGCGATTCGCCCGCGACCACCGGTCTGATCACCGTGGCTGCCGGTGCGACCCTCGGTGGCAATGGCGACTTCGGCGGGCCGATGACGGTTGCCGCCGGTGGTCACCACGCGCTCGCCGTGGCCGCCACGCCCGCCGCCCAAGTCACCCGCTCGGTGGCATCGCTCGATCTCACCGCTGTCGGTGACATCCTCGACCTGACCGCTGCTGCGACCCCTGCGGACGGTGCCTATACCCTGATCCACACGACCAGTGGCATCACCGGCCAGACCGGCGGCGTCCTCGATGACACCGTGGTCAATCTCACCGGTCTCACCGGCACCGTCTCCGTGATCGGAAACGACCTGGTGCTCACGGTCGGTTCCGGAGGCTCGGCCTTCAGCACCTGGATCGCCGGCTATCCTAGCATCCCGCTGGCCGACCGCGATCCCGGCGATGATCCGGATGGCGACGGCTTCACCAACCAGGTCGAGTTTGCCCTGGGCGGCGCGCCTAACAGCGGCAGCAACAACGCGAAGATCTACTCGATCGTGGCGGACAGCGACTTCGATGGCGATTCCACCCCGGAGCTGCTGCTGACGATGGCGGTCCGCACCGGCACGGGAACCTTCACGGGAGCCACCTCGAAGAGCGCACCTTCCGATGATCCGACCTACGGCTACACCGTACAAGGCAGCCTCAATCTGAACACGTTCAACGAAGTCGTGAACGTGGTGCCGACGGCCGTACCGCCGGTCGGGGTCACGCTGCCCGCGGGCTACACGTGGAAGACCTTCAGCCTGAACGGCTCCAATGGCGCCGCCAGCAAGGGCTTCATGCGCGTGCTCGTGACTCCCTGA